Proteins encoded within one genomic window of Phototrophicus methaneseepsis:
- a CDS encoding sensor histidine kinase, giving the protein MTFPFAITLFGLSGACFVVMACAFLQSTNTTSIRQGLLAAIALCTALSLVLRAINAPVMQSPPLLWGLLILASTLFGALVLYDLAFAYPARLRAWVALSVIILAIFAIVGFFSPSIWAGWGLWGASTLSIPGLLALSGIVIQAVIWLTLLLLRLHQSPLPQITDRIGLWAIASGLWIVAMVLIAHGTGFLGVIGGAAAIGALALATYTILHYRPIFLLGWLAQTRPQPALPFKRIQNLLGNVTTPGDAIRAVCDDLEAYLGLEAIQIQQPMVPEASAALQSIALDIEAQPIELDVSSTLWQAFRQQQAVELYDLNYHPAFAEVPIQDKVAFAKTQMALFIPLHINGRCALIMALRKKPISRPLTAAEIQAAQVGMYQLSAYLTSQPMQETILSLDQSLLRAKSELNKLEAIKSDFITIASHELRTPLAQLRGYIDIVESIASDSNIDKSQSERIFNNLRRSTNRLEDLISAMLDTSQLEVGEMPFKFVSAQPETLIKLVTDPLKEPVAERRLTLAIEDMSALPPIRADMPRLVQAMRNVITNAIKYTPDQGQITISAYLPNDAPEAVRFAIEDTGIGIDPAQIDLIFDKFYRGFDTQLHSTGTYKFMGAGPGLGLTIARGIIQAHGGKINAKSEARNLDTCPGSTFYIDLPIEEESSAETVGTRPNE; this is encoded by the coding sequence ATGACGTTTCCCTTTGCCATCACACTCTTCGGCCTGAGCGGGGCCTGTTTTGTTGTGATGGCATGCGCCTTTTTACAGAGCACAAACACGACATCTATACGGCAAGGGCTGCTTGCTGCAATCGCATTGTGTACAGCCCTCTCGCTCGTCCTGCGGGCGATCAATGCCCCGGTGATGCAATCACCGCCCCTGCTATGGGGACTGCTCATCCTGGCGAGCACGCTCTTCGGCGCCCTCGTACTGTATGACCTCGCCTTCGCTTATCCGGCGCGATTACGCGCCTGGGTAGCACTGTCTGTGATTATCCTGGCGATCTTTGCGATAGTCGGCTTTTTCAGCCCATCCATATGGGCAGGCTGGGGCTTATGGGGAGCTAGCACGTTATCTATACCTGGATTACTTGCCCTGAGTGGCATCGTGATACAGGCCGTTATATGGCTAACCCTGCTATTATTGCGACTCCATCAGTCACCATTACCACAGATCACCGACCGCATCGGCTTATGGGCCATTGCTTCCGGCCTGTGGATCGTCGCAATGGTGCTGATCGCCCATGGAACGGGCTTCCTGGGCGTGATAGGCGGTGCAGCCGCGATAGGTGCACTAGCACTAGCGACGTATACCATCCTGCATTATCGACCTATATTTCTGCTCGGATGGCTGGCCCAAACACGGCCACAGCCTGCCCTTCCCTTCAAGCGCATCCAGAATTTACTGGGCAACGTCACAACACCGGGGGATGCCATACGCGCTGTCTGTGACGACTTAGAAGCTTATCTAGGCCTTGAAGCCATCCAGATACAACAGCCGATGGTACCGGAGGCCAGCGCAGCATTGCAAAGCATCGCGCTGGATATCGAGGCACAGCCCATCGAACTCGATGTCTCTTCCACACTGTGGCAGGCATTCAGGCAGCAGCAAGCCGTTGAACTATATGATCTGAATTATCACCCTGCGTTTGCAGAAGTGCCTATTCAGGATAAAGTGGCCTTTGCCAAAACGCAGATGGCATTGTTTATACCGTTGCATATCAATGGGCGGTGTGCCCTGATTATGGCCCTGCGCAAAAAGCCCATATCACGCCCCCTCACAGCGGCAGAAATTCAGGCTGCACAGGTAGGCATGTATCAACTGAGCGCTTACCTGACGTCCCAACCGATGCAAGAAACGATTCTCTCGCTGGATCAATCCTTGCTGCGTGCCAAGAGCGAACTCAATAAGCTAGAAGCGATTAAGAGCGATTTTATCACCATCGCCAGCCATGAGCTGCGCACACCACTGGCCCAATTACGCGGCTATATCGACATCGTAGAGAGTATCGCCAGCGACTCCAATATTGATAAATCCCAAAGCGAGCGCATCTTCAATAACTTAAGGCGTTCCACCAACCGCCTGGAAGATCTCATCAGCGCAATGCTCGATACAAGCCAGCTCGAAGTCGGCGAGATGCCCTTTAAATTCGTCTCTGCCCAACCAGAGACGCTTATCAAGCTGGTGACGGACCCGCTCAAAGAGCCTGTGGCTGAACGCCGCCTCACGCTGGCTATCGAGGATATGAGTGCCTTACCGCCCATCCGTGCCGATATGCCCCGGTTGGTGCAGGCCATGCGGAACGTCATCACCAATGCGATTAAATACACGCCGGATCAGGGCCAGATTACAATCAGTGCCTATCTACCCAACGATGCCCCGGAAGCTGTACGCTTTGCCATAGAAGACACAGGCATCGGCATCGACCCGGCACAGATAGACCTCATCTTCGATAAATTCTATCGTGGCTTTGATACGCAGCTGCATTCCACAGGAACGTATAAGTTTATGGGGGCAGGTCCTGGCCTGGGCCTGACGATTGCCAGAGGCATTATCCAGGCACATGGGGGCAAGATCAACGCAAAGAGCGAG
- the minD gene encoding septum site-determining protein MinD: MGARVITVTSGKGGVGKTTTTANISVALARLGQRVVMLDADIGLRNLDVVMGLENRIVYDIVDVVEGRCNLRQALIKHKQFPSLNLIPAAQTRDKTAISPADMLDIVNKLRQEFDFIIIDSPAGIERGFRNAVAPADEVLIVTNPEVSAVRDADRIIGLLEAENKKPGKLIINRLKPEMVKKGEMLSAEDVTDILALEIIGIVPEDEHVIPASNSGIPVTLNEDSKAGTAFRNIARRLLGENVPLLELEPQSGFFRRLSRLFGS, from the coding sequence ATGGGGGCACGCGTCATTACAGTTACATCCGGTAAAGGAGGCGTCGGTAAGACGACGACCACCGCCAATATTAGCGTCGCACTTGCGCGCCTGGGGCAGCGCGTGGTGATGCTGGATGCCGATATTGGCCTGCGCAATCTGGATGTCGTCATGGGCCTGGAAAATCGCATCGTGTATGACATTGTCGATGTGGTCGAAGGACGCTGCAATCTGCGTCAGGCGCTCATTAAACATAAGCAGTTTCCAAGCCTGAACCTGATCCCTGCCGCACAAACACGGGATAAAACAGCCATTAGCCCGGCGGATATGCTCGATATCGTCAACAAGCTGCGCCAAGAATTCGACTTCATCATCATTGATTCCCCGGCTGGGATTGAACGCGGCTTCCGCAACGCCGTCGCACCAGCGGATGAAGTCCTCATCGTGACGAACCCAGAAGTTTCCGCAGTACGCGATGCCGACCGCATCATTGGCTTACTAGAGGCTGAAAATAAAAAACCCGGTAAGCTCATCATCAACCGCCTAAAGCCGGAAATGGTCAAAAAAGGCGAGATGCTCTCCGCAGAAGATGTCACCGATATTCTAGCCTTAGAGATCATCGGCATTGTACCGGAAGACGAGCACGTCATCCCCGCCTCCAACAGCGGGATACCTGTGACGCTCAACGAAGATTCTAAAGCGGGAACCGCATTCCGCAATATTGCACGCCGCCTACTGGGTGAAAATGTTCCGCTGCTAGAGCTGGAGCCACAGTCGGGCTTTTTCCGCAGGCTATCGCGGTTATTTGGTAGTTGA
- a CDS encoding FtsW/RodA/SpoVE family cell cycle protein, producing the protein MNQETNIFQRFDYSLFAATMLLIVFGILMIASATQGAVDPDLISRVPDQINFAIISVVAVFLLTVIDYRMLGGLHIWLYVIMIILLLMVEFLGVEGDAGAQRWINLGIRIQPSEIGKIIIIVTLSNFYANNYTKMESFGTVIKSLIHLAVPTALIFLQPDLGTTIVFGVIWFAISWGAGIRLRHVALLGTVVAIVVPLGFSKLEDYQVARFTTFICIAIDGCQNDEAVQEARYNIDQAIISIGSGGLFGKGYTVGSQNAGRFLRVRHTDFIFSVIAHEFGFAGAVATMCLLGFVVFRILKGARYASDPLGSLICYGVAGMIFFQTVVSIGMNLSLMPVTGLTLPFVSSGGTSLLFTMIGIGLVQSVIVRRKRLQI; encoded by the coding sequence ATGAACCAGGAAACAAATATCTTTCAGCGCTTTGACTATAGCTTGTTCGCTGCGACGATGTTGCTTATCGTCTTCGGCATTTTGATGATTGCCAGTGCCACCCAAGGTGCTGTCGACCCCGATCTCATCAGCCGCGTACCCGATCAAATCAATTTTGCGATTATCAGCGTCGTCGCCGTCTTTTTGCTGACGGTCATCGACTATCGTATGCTTGGCGGTTTACACATATGGCTGTACGTGATCATGATCATCTTGCTGTTGATGGTCGAATTCCTGGGTGTGGAAGGTGACGCAGGCGCGCAGCGCTGGATTAACCTGGGTATCCGCATCCAGCCCTCGGAAATTGGCAAAATTATCATCATCGTCACGCTCTCCAATTTCTATGCCAATAACTACACCAAAATGGAGAGCTTCGGCACAGTTATCAAGTCGCTCATCCATCTTGCCGTCCCCACCGCCCTTATCTTCTTACAACCAGACCTGGGTACGACAATCGTCTTTGGTGTGATCTGGTTTGCTATCAGTTGGGGTGCTGGCATCCGCCTGAGGCACGTTGCACTATTAGGTACAGTAGTGGCTATTGTGGTCCCCCTGGGCTTTAGCAAATTAGAAGACTATCAGGTTGCCCGTTTTACGACGTTTATCTGTATCGCGATTGATGGCTGCCAGAATGATGAAGCGGTACAGGAAGCTCGATATAACATCGACCAGGCTATTATTTCAATTGGTTCTGGCGGCTTATTCGGTAAAGGCTACACAGTCGGCTCACAGAATGCAGGCCGCTTCTTGCGTGTGCGCCATACGGATTTCATCTTCAGCGTAATTGCGCATGAATTCGGCTTTGCGGGTGCTGTTGCAACCATGTGCCTGCTCGGCTTCGTCGTGTTCCGAATATTAAAAGGCGCGCGCTATGCGTCCGATCCACTCGGCAGTTTGATCTGTTACGGCGTCGCGGGGATGATCTTCTTCCAAACGGTAGTATCCATCGGCATGAACCTCAGTTTGATGCCCGTTACTGGCCTGACACTGCCCTTCGTCAGCTCTGGCGGTACCTCCCTGCTCTTCACCATGATTGGTATTGGGCTGGTCCAGAGCGTGATTGTACGCCGTAAGCGCCTGCAAATTTAA
- the minE gene encoding cell division topological specificity factor MinE, whose product MSNLFERMFGKGNKQGTGATAKSRLQFVLVHDRINLPPERMAEMKAEILAVISKYVSFDHNMVDISLEQRDRASALVADIPFKKAKEILGYGDDEELEDALPSTATQASPQDALDTGWEHTPLEEPTFVDDATFPDDDTQEHR is encoded by the coding sequence ATGTCTAACTTATTTGAGCGCATGTTCGGCAAGGGTAACAAACAGGGTACAGGCGCGACTGCCAAATCGCGCTTGCAGTTTGTGCTGGTACACGATCGCATCAATCTGCCGCCTGAACGCATGGCGGAGATGAAAGCTGAAATCCTTGCAGTGATCTCTAAATATGTGTCCTTTGACCATAACATGGTTGATATCTCCCTGGAACAGCGTGACCGTGCCAGCGCCCTTGTCGCAGATATTCCTTTTAAAAAGGCGAAGGAAATCCTCGGCTATGGCGACGACGAGGAACTCGAAGACGCGCTGCCATCGACAGCGACACAGGCATCGCCCCAGGATGCGCTCGACACAGGCTGGGAACATACGCCGCTAGAAGAACCAACATTTGTTGATGATGCGACATTCCCGGATGATGACACCCAAGAGCATCGCTAA
- the gltX gene encoding glutamate--tRNA ligase yields the protein MSDKPVRTRFAPSPTGPMHIGNLRQAVFGWLYARHNGGQFILRIEDTDQKRFVEGSLEYITGALRWLGADYDEGPDVDGPYGPYIQSERLELYQKWANWLVENDLAYKCFCTSERLEKVNAEKRARHEPPGYDRHCRTLTPEEIAAKEAEGLPYVIRFKMPLEGTTTGHDIILGDVEFPNDSLQDAVILKSDGFPTYHLAHIVDDHLMEISHVTRGNEWLPSFPLHINIWQAFGWEMPQFAHLPLILNPNGKGKLSKRKEAFNDSGQKVLIKVSEYIDAGYLPEAVMNFLANIGWNFGDDKEIFTVEEAIERFDLKDVNPANAAFPVEKLDWLNGHYIREKDPSDLAQLLVPVVAKAGLNADPELVAKVTPVSQTRIKTLNEFIDLAGFFFEDWTQFEAPDADMLIQKKMDAAGTKRCLEASIACLASIDNFEHSALYETFKELAQELDVKNGQLFGTLRVALTGQTISTPTFETMEILGKDETLRRLELALKKFD from the coding sequence GTGAGCGACAAGCCTGTTCGCACACGTTTTGCCCCTAGCCCAACCGGGCCGATGCACATTGGCAACTTACGCCAGGCCGTCTTTGGCTGGTTGTATGCACGTCATAATGGGGGCCAATTCATCCTGCGCATTGAAGATACAGACCAGAAACGTTTCGTCGAAGGCTCGCTCGAATATATTACCGGTGCGCTGCGCTGGTTGGGCGCAGATTATGACGAAGGCCCTGATGTGGATGGTCCGTATGGGCCCTATATTCAGTCAGAACGCCTGGAACTCTATCAGAAGTGGGCTAACTGGCTGGTGGAGAATGATCTCGCCTATAAGTGTTTTTGCACTTCTGAGCGCCTGGAAAAAGTCAATGCAGAGAAGCGGGCACGCCACGAACCGCCCGGTTATGATCGCCACTGCCGCACCCTGACGCCGGAAGAAATCGCAGCCAAGGAAGCAGAAGGCCTACCCTATGTCATCCGCTTTAAGATGCCGCTGGAAGGCACCACAACAGGCCATGACATCATCCTGGGCGATGTTGAATTCCCGAATGATTCGTTGCAGGATGCCGTTATCCTGAAAAGTGATGGCTTCCCAACGTATCATCTGGCGCATATCGTCGATGACCATCTTATGGAAATCAGTCATGTGACGCGCGGCAACGAATGGTTGCCCTCTTTCCCGCTACATATCAATATCTGGCAGGCATTCGGCTGGGAAATGCCCCAGTTTGCCCATCTACCGTTGATCCTGAACCCTAATGGCAAGGGCAAGCTCAGCAAGCGTAAAGAAGCCTTCAACGACAGCGGCCAGAAAGTGCTCATTAAGGTGAGCGAATATATCGACGCAGGTTACCTGCCAGAAGCTGTCATGAACTTCCTGGCAAACATTGGTTGGAACTTCGGTGATGATAAAGAGATTTTCACTGTCGAAGAAGCGATAGAGCGCTTTGACCTGAAAGACGTCAATCCAGCTAACGCCGCCTTCCCGGTCGAAAAACTCGATTGGCTGAATGGGCATTACATCCGTGAAAAGGACCCATCAGATCTGGCGCAACTGTTGGTGCCTGTTGTCGCAAAAGCAGGCCTGAATGCAGACCCGGAACTCGTCGCTAAGGTGACGCCTGTCTCTCAAACGCGCATCAAGACGCTGAACGAGTTCATTGATCTGGCGGGCTTCTTCTTCGAGGATTGGACCCAGTTCGAAGCACCGGACGCTGATATGCTCATCCAGAAAAAGATGGATGCTGCTGGCACCAAACGCTGCCTGGAAGCCTCCATCGCTTGCTTAGCATCTATTGACAACTTTGAACATAGCGCCCTCTACGAAACGTTCAAGGAACTGGCACAGGAACTCGATGTTAAAAACGGCCAGTTATTTGGCACGTTGCGCGTCGCCCTGACGGGCCAAACCATCTCAACGCCGACCTTCGAAACGATGGAAATTCTCGGCAAAGATGAGACGCTGCGTCGGCTAGAATTAGCGCTGAAGAAGTTCGACTAA
- a CDS encoding ATP-binding protein, whose translation MLNNTFIRGGAGPRLAFMEKADPQQLAETLVALANTEGGTILIGLTPEGKQGQHTIRPDDVQQAMKAADDLYNPPVVVDKWEEAEISASRLPIDDEDELATEDKAKSNGKVESQATAKNSDDSKADSKADDKTDSDKTADAKANDAKAEQEGAKAATAADNTKNKAESKTEDKSDSKADASNTDGDDKKAADDEDVEDTSSDKFTVYAIRVPRSIELHAMGDGRVLIRSGARNRPLGGQEILRLASAKSTGAFESEIVPGATRDDFSRKMIDEYLEKRAERTKRPYNGKVDDLLTEIGAITSDGQPTVTGVLLFCEYPQQWLPQSSVVFAKFVGTTPRGESGLAGYTRREELTGPLPRLIEASWNLIWSEMAVSAVVKGLEREEKTEYPQFAVREAIVNAICHRDYRLRGRRVELRMYSDRLEVISPGGLPGFITIENIKDEHFSRNPRIVNGLFQWGYIEELGLGIDRMIEVMEQAGHRPPTFDARPYSFAVTLLNEREKPKPPEWVRNTNHRQARALQYIREQGSITNREYRGLCEGVSAETLRLDLVDMVEKGILIKVGSKKGTHYILK comes from the coding sequence ATGCTAAACAACACATTCATTCGAGGCGGTGCTGGTCCACGTCTAGCCTTCATGGAAAAGGCCGATCCGCAACAGTTAGCGGAAACACTCGTCGCCCTGGCTAATACAGAAGGCGGGACGATTCTCATTGGCCTGACGCCGGAAGGTAAACAGGGTCAGCATACAATACGTCCAGACGACGTTCAACAGGCTATGAAGGCTGCTGATGATCTCTATAATCCGCCTGTCGTTGTCGACAAGTGGGAAGAAGCAGAGATTAGTGCTTCGCGCCTACCTATTGACGACGAAGACGAGCTCGCCACAGAGGACAAAGCCAAGTCTAACGGTAAAGTCGAGAGCCAGGCAACTGCTAAAAACAGCGACGACAGCAAAGCCGATAGTAAAGCCGACGATAAAACCGATAGCGATAAAACTGCTGACGCTAAAGCCAACGACGCTAAAGCCGAGCAGGAAGGCGCTAAAGCCGCCACTGCTGCAGACAATACCAAAAATAAAGCTGAGAGCAAAACCGAGGACAAGTCCGATTCAAAAGCAGACGCCAGCAATACAGATGGCGACGATAAAAAAGCTGCTGATGACGAGGACGTTGAAGACACCTCCAGTGACAAGTTCACTGTATATGCCATCCGCGTACCACGCAGCATCGAGCTGCATGCGATGGGCGATGGCCGCGTCCTCATCCGCTCTGGCGCACGAAACCGCCCTCTAGGTGGGCAGGAAATCCTGCGTTTGGCGAGCGCCAAAAGTACCGGGGCCTTTGAATCAGAAATTGTGCCCGGTGCCACGCGCGATGACTTCAGCCGCAAGATGATCGACGAATATCTGGAAAAGCGCGCAGAACGTACCAAGCGTCCTTATAACGGTAAGGTCGATGACCTGCTGACAGAAATTGGCGCCATCACGTCCGACGGTCAACCCACGGTCACAGGCGTGCTCCTTTTCTGTGAATATCCGCAGCAGTGGCTGCCACAAAGCAGCGTCGTCTTCGCCAAGTTCGTGGGCACAACACCTCGTGGCGAAAGCGGATTAGCCGGGTATACGCGCCGCGAAGAACTCACCGGGCCACTACCGCGCTTGATCGAAGCATCCTGGAATTTGATCTGGAGCGAAATGGCCGTTAGTGCCGTGGTGAAGGGCCTGGAACGCGAAGAAAAGACAGAATACCCGCAATTTGCCGTGCGTGAGGCCATCGTCAATGCCATTTGCCACCGTGACTATCGTCTGCGTGGGCGGCGTGTCGAACTGCGCATGTATTCGGATCGCCTGGAAGTGATTTCCCCAGGGGGTCTGCCGGGTTTCATCACCATTGAAAATATCAAAGATGAGCACTTCAGCCGCAATCCGCGCATTGTGAATGGCCTTTTCCAGTGGGGTTACATTGAAGAACTTGGCCTGGGTATTGACCGTATGATCGAGGTCATGGAACAGGCTGGTCATCGTCCGCCAACGTTTGACGCACGTCCTTACAGCTTCGCGGTGACGCTGCTCAATGAACGCGAAAAGCCCAAGCCACCGGAATGGGTCCGCAACACCAACCACCGGCAGGCTCGTGCACTTCAGTACATCCGTGAGCAAGGGTCTATCACCAACCGTGAATATCGTGGTCTATGCGAAGGCGTCTCCGCAGAAACGCTGCGTCTGGACCTGGTGGATATGGTCGAAAAAGGTATCCTGATCAAGGTGGGTTCCAAAAAGGGAACACACTATATCCTGAAGTAG